A window of the Paralichthys olivaceus isolate ysfri-2021 chromosome 5, ASM2471397v2, whole genome shotgun sequence genome harbors these coding sequences:
- the slc16a6b gene encoding solute carrier family 16 member 6b translates to MTAPSSRRCLGPKVYPEVPDGGWGWAVAVAFFLVEVCTYGSLKSLGVFLQDLMEEFGESNSRVSWVISICVFIFTFTAPLSTLLSNRFGYRPVVMIGGFLISLGTITSAFTNSINEMYITIGIVSGLGYCLTFLPTVTILAQYFSRRRALVTSAASSGESLAIFAFAPAFTTLKQHIGWRYCLIVLGIVQASVIGCGLLLRPIIIEPKPVKEDSESDKDLISLKQLQVYELENEQTRTSISSGVSEDSGITSLSASNTDLRTAGAEKKALEEMEVQGKEGQEPSPPTPVKEKDEVEWAEGEAGPLKPSSPKLLDFSVLKDGAFIWYSLFGLFATLGFFAPQLYIIELSKSRGVEPSMASYMLSVMAVAEIFGRLSIGVVLNKVSCRKTLVLLGCVVLLCLVLVAFTIVWEFWGLVVCCALYGYFMGTVGSMHIPMLAEEEVVGIKKMPSSVGVYVFIQSFAGLAGPPLGGLLVDVTQNYGAAFYSCAVGMGLSAICLALVGPAKSGMCQSQGRNKSKSTEEEEEKLSLDNNQADFLDIDLAPEDSPVRTAVDQDKASVI, encoded by the exons ATGACGGCTCCCAGCTCCCGGCGTTGTTTGGGTCCTAAGGTTTACCCAGAAGTGCCTGATGGCGGTTGGGGCTGGGCTGTGGCAGTGGCCTTcttcttggtggaggtctgcACCTATGGGTCCCTCAAGAGCCTGGGTGTCTTCCTCCAGGACCTGATGGAGGAGTTTGGGGAGAGCAACAGCCGAGTGTCATGGGTCATCTCCATTTGCGTCTTCATCTTTACCTTCACTG CCCCCCTGTCCACGCTGCTGAGCAACCGCTTCGGCTATCGTCCAGTGGTGATGATCGGAGGCTTCCTCATCAGCCTGGGAACCATCACCTCCGCCTTCACCAATTCCATCAACGAGATGTACATCACTATTGGCATTGTCTCAG GCCTCGGATACTGCCTCACCTTCCTCCCAACCGTCACCATCCTAGCCCAGTACTTCTCCAGACGGCGAGCCCTCGTCACCTCCGCTGCTTCCTCAGGAGAATCCCTCGCCATATTTGCATTTGCTCCAG CCTTCACTACACTGAAACAACACATTGGCTGGCGCTACTGTTTGATTGTCCTCGGCATCGTGCAGGcttctgtgattggctgtggaCTTCTCCTTCGTCCAATCATAATTGAGCCGAAACCTGTAAAGGAGGACAGTGAATCAGACAAAGACTTGATCTctctgaagcagctgcaggtttacGAGCTGGAGAACGAACAAACTAGGACCTCCATCAGTTCCGGAGTTTCGGAGGACTCAGGcatcacctctctctctgcctcaaaCACAGACCTGAGGACAGCAGGAGCAGAAAAAAAGGccttggaggagatggaggtgcAGGGCAAAGAGGGTCAGGAGCCGTCACCTCCCACACCAGTCAAGGAGAAGGACGAGGTGGAGTGGGCAGAGGGAGAGGCGGGTCCTCTCAAGCCCTCCAGCCCCAAACTCCTGGACTTCTCTGTGCTCAAAGATGGTGCATTTATCTGGTACTCCCTCTTTGGCCTGTTTGCCACTCTGGGCTTCTTCGCCCCACAGCTCTACATCATTGAACTGAGCAAGAGCCGCGGCGTGGAGCCCAGCATGGCCTCCTACATGCTCTCTGTGATGGCAGTGGCCGAGATATTCGGCCGCTTGTCCATTGGGGTGGTGTTGAACAAAGTCAGCTGCAGGAAGACCCTGGTGTTATTGGGGTGTGTGGTTCTGTTGTGCCTGGTTCTGGTGGCCTTCACTATTGTGTGGGAGTTCTGGGGCTTGGTGGTCTGCTGCGCCCTCTATGGCTACTTCATGGGCACCGTGGGCTCCATGCACATCCCCATGCTGGCGGAGGAGGAAGTGGTGGGCATCAAGAAGATGCCGTCATCTGTAGGAGTGTATGTTTTCATCCAGAGCTTCGCTGGGCTGGCCGGACCGCCGCTAGGAG GTCTGTTGGTGGATGTCACACAGAACTACGGCGCTGCCTTCTACTCTTGTGCGGTGGGCATGGGGCTCAGTGCCATCTGCTTGGCTCTGGTTGGCCCGGCCAAATCCGGCATGTGCCAATCACAGGGCAGAAACAAAAGCaagagcacagaggaggaggaggagaaattgTCACTGGACAACAACCAGGCTGACTTTTTGGACATTGACCTGGCCCCTGAGGACAGTCCTGTGAGAACGGCTGTGGATCAGGACAAAGCCTCAGTAATATGA